AGAAGCCTTATGCTATCTGCAGAAACAGCTTTTTGTATACCAGTCTTAAGAACTAAATAACATTATTGACCACCATACCTGCTTTTGACAGTAGCCGATTTTGGAGCCTGAAGCAAAGTTCTTTTATCTTTCAgtgagaataagaaaaaaggAAACAGTACCAAAATTAGATAACGTTGATAAGTTCTCGATGGCTAAAGACAGTtcgttattaattattttttgtgaatttttgtttaattttattaggtttcttaaaatatttaacaaaagttgttttgtgaaactattttaaattatagagtttcaaaagaaattgttatattttattactgatATTAGAAATCCCAAAACACAGTGACAAAGCCTAATTATAATAGTGAATATATAAGccaaataagttttattttttcggtAGCTAAATTTGTTGAAGTGGACAAGATATTAGATAACGGAAAAAACACAATCATCAGGAGTGagttttaataagtattttattaaatagttatatcACTTAGTTtcagaactttttttagttttatgtctACAGCTTTATgtcaaaacttataaaaatttataacttatatattagaACAACGGCTTCTTATTTGGTAGTATAATTTCAATGGTTTAAGGgcaattaatgttaaatttctacagtttcattttcattaaaatgattACAATACATTAAGAGCGAGGTCAGGCAATTTTTACAACCAGATGCTATTCCTGGTGTTAACTTGTTATTCAGATCAGGACTGAAAGGTATACCTTAATAAGAACTAGATGCTTTTCCTGGTGTTAAATTGTTATTCAGATCAGGAATATGAAAGGtatatcttaataaaataattaaaacttttttatttttattcacagcTTCTTCTATTGAATAGGATGAGACGACTGGAACTTAActtgatggcattttgtctgACTTCTTAAAATACGCTCCATTTCAaaaaggtggcggaaaagaaaGGAAATTAGATtgattgttataaatatttgcatatatttcaataaagaaatattttcttgttgcctactaatattttgtttttagtgttaattcaacattagcaaaaaaaaatttcaattatgaaaaaacgtaggattgagttgatgttttaagtaaaataagaaaagcttaactgatataatatttttatttttaaaaaaaacaaaaatactaatgATGTGgtattaaaaattgctaataatattattgtttattagatgaagatgtgtaaaaaaaaagtcacaagTTATTATTTggtctttaaaattgtttgaataatagtttattatttattgagatcttttttaatttttgttgcttttatattttgaatcaaaCTAAGTTATTGTTgtgcaatattttataataaactttatattatactttgaatgaatattatctatttttgttcaaaattccATATTACTCTTATGtagttaattatgttttatcaacctgggattttttcatcattttcctTTGATGCCTTGagttatttaaacataatatattcagaactaTGCAGATTAatagattaataaatatattcataaagttaatttaaagtataataaatttataaaataaagaaaaagttatctttgctaatatattattgtttagcaagtatcatggttaaaaatgtcataatttagaaagtttaattaggcctgttagttcaattatattatgttttcttcgttttttttattagttcatataatattttcaaaatcatgtatgtggaaaggagctgtttggaatgaagatttacaaggAGAAGAAGGTGTAATTCAATCAAATTGGAtttgtaataaaactatttattggcctccaggtaccaaagcattgactgcactaaaatgctGAGAAGAATTGGCAAAAGTTTCCTcaaatcaaaactaaattctcttcaggtattacaatatattacaattatctatatataacaattattatttacaggtttttttttttttttttttttaattttagttttaggtgccccaagaagtcctaacggtcttgtcacagagcaccgcggatgtgCATTTAACcgagaagttcacgcctccttccttaccgtgacgcgaaactTTGtacagagctcgtttcgaacctggatctcctgcttataaagcaagcgctccaaccactgcgccacggccgcacctACAGGTTACGTTATCAAAGACTTAGATGAAGTATCAATGCACCTGACGTCCAGTTGTTCATCGATCAAATctgtaggtatatatatatatatatatatatatatatatatatatatatatatatatatatatatatatatatatatatatatatatatatttatatatatatatatatacccagtgAAAAAAGCGCACATGGGATACGCGTGGATTTTTCCCATATGTAACCCATGTGggtattattattttgtccCATGTGGGTTTCATATGGTAAATCCCACATGGATTCCATATGGCAAATCCCATATGGGATACGCGTGGGTTATTACCATATGTAACCCAGATGGGGATTAATATTTTGTCCCATGAGGGTTTCATATGGTAAATCCCACATGGGTTTTATGTGGTAAATCCTACATGGGATATAGGTGGAAAATACTACATGTTATAGATCTTAAATGCCACATATTTTAATCCAAATGGTATAAAAGTAGTCAATACTAGACAAATGAAAGTCCGAATGCTtctatgataatttttaaaattcttttaatttaaaaattacttaaatagtAATTGAAAATTAATCATCGAAGCTTTCAGAGAGGCTTAACTTAATCTGGTATTTGCTACTTTATCCCATTTGGTATTCAAAATGTGTAGCATTTTTGATCTTTTACATGTGATGTTTTTCACCTATAACCTATGTGGGATTTACCATAAATTATTaagacaaattttataaaattaaaaaacgtgttgcaaaatgaatttattttaaaataaatgctatTACTCAATACATccaaaatgaatattaaaaatattattttttcttttgcgaTTTACATGCTGTTTTTTGGCGATTGAATTAATTAAATCGCTTCGGGTTGCATATGAAGGTTTTTAGTATCTTCTAACTTTCTTcaagatatttcaaaaaaataaataaatacaaatatatatatatatatatatatatagagagagagagagagagagagagagagagagagagagagagagagagagacagagaggcaaagagagagagagacagagagagagagagagagagagagagagagcaaTTTTAATAAGGAACCTTATTAGTCGagcaattttaattattagccAGGTTGAAGTCATTAATGACTACAATATTTCACAAATAATTATTTCCTAATTTATTACTTACAATGACTAACGTATTATGGGTAATTGAACACATATGCGTAATGTGCTTGAACCCATGAGGAGAATCCTGAAAAAAAGTGATCAATTAGGATaagtagttaaacaaaaaaacaaaaacaaaaatgtaaaaacctACTTTTTCAATGATGTAGACGTTGGGTGCAATAGCCACTGGATGCAAAAGTATCTTTACTTTTTCGTCACACACACGGCCTTCTATAATAACAGGCCTTGACATCGCGCAAAATGCCGTAAAAACTGAAGGCCGATTAAACTTTCACTTTTActtatattgatatatttttatattaggtaGGGTGTAATGGCAGTCTatgttttctaataataatCTCTAGTAAAGACggaaatataaaaagaaaaccaaaaagttgttaaaagataatcatatttttcgtatttcaaatttcataacaaagtatatatctatatattaaaaagataactgtatttttaattttttttgctaaaaatggtAACAATAAAAATCACCAACAATAAAAAACACCAACAAAAGTTgattcaagcaaaaaaaaaagttttatcaatatatctCAAGAGGGTAAATATATACAAATCCAAACATATTGAAAGACATATAGGctaatgagaaaataaaaaacataactagTAAATAGCataattaattacaaaactaATTTTCACATAATTTATGATAGCTTTAGTATTTTGGGAGTGGTAATTAGTGAGTAATTCTTTTGCAGAATATTAGAATATACTctgcattgtttttttgtgattttaaattaatatttagcaGTAATGAACTAAAACTGAGTAACACAAAATGTTCTGTATAAAGGGTCAGTAgcaccttgaaaaaaaaaaagcaaaatattgacCATTAGAAAAGAGCATCAAAAGGAATTTCAAGTCCGCCTCTGTTTAGGCAATACAGATAACTtccatatttataataacaattggtagaatcattataaatttttatttcacttttttgtaCATAGCCAGCTATGTAAACTATAGCCACTAATGTAGATTTATTAACTGAGCTTTCAAGATCATGTATATTATCCAGAAGTTCTTTTTCATCAGTAGAAATATCTCTAAAACATGTCACAAGTATGACCATCGATACCATCAACAGGAATGTCAAGTTGTAATATCAATTTAGTAAgttgaatattaattttttcaaatacagaTTTAGCGTTTATAAAGTAAGTACCTCCAGATCCCTGTCAAAGCTTAGAAAAAGCTTTTTCAAGGGGATCTGTTGAAAACCAACCTAATAAGACAAACTTTGCTCCATTACTCAACAAAGTTTCTACAAGATCAACAAAGCCATAACATGAATGCGCTATTGCATTGCTAGTATCTAGCGTAAGCTGTTTTACACGCTTACCTGTAGGTTTCATAAAATTTGACAGTTCAGCAATATCTCGTAGCAGTTGTAACTGTTGATCACCAACTGAGTGGATTTCTTTGCATAATTCATTTCTAAACCGAATGCCAGCACCAGGTGCTTTGACATTAACAACattcgaaaaaaaattattttttcaataaatacagCAGTACCTTCAAATGCTTTATTTTCAATCTCTGGATGCGTTCTTAATACAGCTactgtttttttgcaaaaaacagacaaacaaaactTTACAGATTGTCTCTCTATTGGTTTTGGATAAACTGATTTAGCTGTAAGTTTAGAGAGTTTAAAAAGACTATTACACtcagttttatatatagtttctaAATCACTCCACTTAGCCAAAGCCAGTTctttattgttcaaaaattgAAGTTCCCCAGTCTTTTTTGTCAACCAATTGTTTCGTATAGATTCTAGTAGATGCACATAAtcatacaataaatatatacctgATGTTGTTAACCATGGTTTACTATCAACTGTTTTAAACATTCCAAAAAATCTTTGATTTACTTGGTTACCATCAGTAATTATTACCAGTGTCTTACTATTTTcgatattatttattgtatagaCAATTTGTTGACATTGAGCAAACTGAAATTCAGAGGAAAGATTTGCAACAGGTTGAGCTCTACATATAAATTCTGGACCTCCAAAAAGACATTTAatcataaatgataaaattgttttagctaACTTTTCAGGGTAGTTTACTGCTTGACCAAACAAAGCACCTCTTTGGTAAAGCAATGAAGCTTTGACATAGACCTCATCAATTAGTAGTAtggaaattctttttaatggatttaaattcataaaaatactatttatgaAACTTAGGTCCTCCATTGAGCTTATTTTTGAAGTCAATCGTGTTAAAGTCCTTATACTTGGCAACTTGTAGTCAATACACAAACAATCATATAAACTTCGTTGTAGTTGTAATTGATATTGTAGTTGAAGTTGAGATAGTCCGACTTGCACAGAGATACACAGCATTTCAAAGGCATTTtttaaggtatttaaaaaaactaatcgtTAGTTTGACAATATTATTACCTTACAATGTTAACGCCTTGAAACTTACAACGTTATCGTCTTGAAGTTGCGCtatctaatttataaaccaatcaaattttaaagatttattaaaaaagcgcAAACACAAACTTTCGTCTAATGTTAAAAGATGAAAATGTAAACACAGTATTAGGAATTGGCCTTCAGTTTAACAAATTTGTTGCGCGATGTCAAGACCTGTTATTATAGAAGGCCGCGGTCacacataatataatattctgaaactaataaacaaacatctaaaagtctataagtaaatttattctttgatCATTGCCTTTATATCCTATCTTATTTTCATATCATAATCTATTatggtattatttatataacatatcacaacaatattattaaatttgtgatGTTCAAATATCATATGAACATTCTCTAACATGTTCATATGATATTTGAATATAGTTCTTGAGTATATTATCTGCAAACAATTGACTGATGCAAGTTTAAATGTTGTCAAAAACCAAGCATGCATGCATGGGACACTGCAGTGTCCCACAAAGAAATGCTGGTTTGAAAgtcaaattttctttattaaaaaaaaatattaaaatagggGGGAGAAGGTTTccgtaattttttttaggctccaaaacttttaactttatatataataaggtTCATAAAACTAAGGGACTTACGAAGTAAATTGAGGAACAAAAACAGGATATTTACagaaacttttcaatttttaatctGGAGTACTAGTGTAATTGGGAATTAAGTCTCTGGGTCCAGTATTCAAAGTAATATgatctaaagtaatatataaattaaataaaatgctttaaaatgcaTGCAGTTATACATATAACTCCTGACAGTTAACTATATGTATAACTagttatacataaaatttattatataaacttattttctaaggtTATGCTTGAACAAATTAGTACCAATTAATTCAAATTCAAGATTTAGTTCAAGTTCAAGTTCTTatttgttcattgttttttcactattttatatttaattgttcaAATTTGTTAACTGGTACTAATTCTTACTACAGGAAGAATATTTATCATTGTTGAACGTGATTTTATTAGTAACTTAATTTTACTTTCAACATATTTTGACAACACCCTTTACATTTTGAATGATGATAGCTTTACTTTTCTAttgatgttaaatttattacGTTTCAATAACTCAGATTGAATTTTACTGAATTATTGTAAGCTTTGTAAGAATTTGCTGTATATCAAATGGTGttgtaaataaagtaaaaattatatatatatatatatatatatatatatatatatatatatatatatatatatatatatatatattatatatatatatatatatatatatatatatatatatatatatagtatttaggCTATGCCAGTAGATAGAGGGGCAGTGTGAGTTTAACAATAATTAACAATGGGGAGGGAATGTTGAGACCAAAAtaatgtcaattaaaaaattgaattaaaaaaaaaagtaaattattttatttaaaaaaaagtaaaacaatttatgctagctTTAAGCAGGTTTTAGAGGTGTTTACACCAACAATGTGGTCTAAAAACTTCTTGCTTTGGTTGCTTAAAACTGTAGAGGATCAtaggaaaaacaatttaaattcagAAATTAGCTTGCTTATCTGAAAGAAcaatttgtgatttttttttaattttagtactGTTGAGAATAAACGTATAATTGAACCGGAAAAAAATTGATGgtatatgcattttttatattatattaacaatTCAGATATACCATCATAATATGATAACAAAAACTGACATCATTTTCAATGGGAGATGGCAAAAAATTGACTGAGTTTGATAAAGGGTGAAGGTGTTCAATAAACCTGGTCATCATCTGACATCATTATGCATAGATGATCCTATGATTTAGGTAAAATAAGTAATCAATTTGCCATATTTCTCTTTAGAAAGTGTAAGAAAAAAGCATTGTTATGCTGAGAACCTACCTATTGAGCAAGCTTTGACCacctattttataaatttgagaGACAGAAGTGGAAGTGCGAATCGCAAAAGAACTAATAACAATGCTCTAAATTGATTTTAACTTTGTAGACTAACATTAATATAgtatttagaaataataaatgaagtttacatgatttttatagtttgtatttatttccattaattATCAGTTGTCAGtctctattttataaaatgaattaaaaaactatttatttatagtataatattaataCATAAATACTAGTTTCCTAATGCTAGTATCATCACAATGTTAATGGTATTCATTTTAAAGTGAAATTTTGtatcaattttattgttttaatgttgtatatatatatatatatatatatatatatatatatatatatatatatatatatatatatatatatatatatatatatatatatatatatatatatatacatattgtttttactttatttaaaacgaCTTTGATATACAACAAACCCCTACAAAGCTTTCAATAATTCAGTTATGATACAATCTGAGTTAttgaaatgtaataaatttaacatcaaTAGAAAAGTAAAGCTGTCATCATTTAAAGTGTAAAGGGTGTTGTCAAaatatgttgaaaataaaattaacaaataaaatcacGTTCATCAATGATAAACATTCTTACTGTAGTAAGAAATAGTActaattaacaaatttgaacaaataaatataaaattaacaaaaacaatgaataaataagaactttaaCTTGAACTTTAACTAAATCTTAAACTTGAATTAATTGGTACTAATTTGTTCAAgaataaccttaaaaaataagtttctataACAAATTATATGTATAACTAGTTATACATATAGATTACTATCAGGAGTTATATGTATAACTATATCAGGAATTATATGTATAACTATATCAGGAGTTATATGTATAACTATATCAGGAGTTATATGTATAACTATATGCATTTTAAagtatactattttatttaaacattactttagattatattactttaaaaactggACCCAGAGGCTTTATTCCCAATAACACTGTGGTACTCCagattaaaaattgaaaagtttttgttaatatcCTGTTTTTGTTCCTCAATGTAGTTTGTAAGTCCCTTAAGTCATAAGGACCTTATTATatctaaagttaaaagttttggaGCATAATAAAAGTTACAGAAACTTATCTCCCCCACCACCACCAccctatttttttcttttttaacaaagaaaattgGGAATTCTTTGACTTTCAaacctgaattttttttgtgGGACACTGTAGTGTCCCATGCATGCATGCTTGGTTTTTGACAACATTTGAACTTTCATCAGTTAATTGTTAGCAGATAATATACTCAAGATCTATAttcaaataactattatattatcCTAATAATACGTCTATATGCACAAATCTTAATCTTATTTCTATAAAGAAAGATAAACATTATTTGTGGTACTTATATACTTGCTTGCCATTCtctatattaatataaaatattctcacACAATATAAATGTAACGCAATGCAATGtcgatttaaaattttcttttttttagtttttttttaaaagtttttttttttagtttccagCTTTCAAATTAATTCCCATGCAAATCCCACATGAAACCCACGTGGGATTTCCCATGTGTGTAAATACCATATGGTTCCCACATGTAACCCATGTGGGATTACCCACATGGGTTTAAGGTGACAAATTTCCATACGGATACCACATGGGAAAATCCGTCCCACGTAAATCCCATCAATCCCACACGGAACCCACGCGGAACCCATGTGGGACGCGATTTTATTTTTCACTGggtaaacatattatatatttatatacatatatatatttgtatatatatatatatatatatatataaatatataaatatatatatatatatatatatatatatatatatacatatatatatatatatatacatatatatatatataatatatatatatatataaatatatatatatatataaatatatatatatatatatatatatatatatatttatatatatatataaatatatatatatatatatatatatatatatatataaatatatataatatatatatatatatgtatctttatatatatatatatatatatatatatatatatataaaagtctGTTTAGTTTTTCTCTGAGCATATATTCAGCAAGAGTGCTCCATGAATGATATTAGAgctatataattgattttttgacaagattaattaaaaataaaaaatacatgtatttttttatctgataatTGCTGAACGCATGAAATTTGTagtagtaaaaaaacatttagtcattattatttaatctCGTCAagaaatcaattatatatatatatatttgagtttCATCCATAAAGACATCATCATTTCTGAtaagtctt
This Hydra vulgaris chromosome 04, alternate assembly HydraT2T_AEP DNA region includes the following protein-coding sequences:
- the LOC136079655 gene encoding uncharacterized protein LOC136079655, whose amino-acid sequence is MLCISVQVGLSQLQLQYQLQLQRSLYDCLCIDYKLPSIRTLTRLTSKISSMEDLSFINSIFMNLNPLKRISILLIDEVYVKASLLYQRGALFGQAVNYPEKLAKTILSFMIKCLFGGPEFICRAQPVANLSSEFQFAQCQQIVYTINNIENSKTLVIITDGNQVNQRFFGMFKTVDSKPWLTTSGIYLLYDYVHLLESIRNNWLTKKTGELQFLNNKELALAKWSDLETIYKTECNSLFKLSKLTAKSVYPKPIERQSVKFCLSVFCKKTVAVLRTHPEIENKAFEGTAVFIEKIIFFRMLLMSKHLVLAFGLEMNYAKKSTQLVINSYNCYEILLNCQIL